In the Natronolimnobius baerhuensis genome, one interval contains:
- the srp19 gene encoding signal recognition particle subunit SRP19 — protein sequence MVENVIWPAYLDAARTRSEGRRVAEDLAVEEPSVDEIAKAVQQIGYDATIERDKAYSREPWADRGRVVVRGADDSKNDLVQAVAAYVVAMRE from the coding sequence ATGGTCGAGAACGTTATCTGGCCCGCCTATCTCGACGCGGCCCGCACACGCTCTGAGGGACGCCGCGTCGCGGAGGATCTGGCCGTCGAAGAGCCGTCGGTCGATGAAATCGCGAAAGCCGTCCAGCAGATCGGCTACGACGCGACGATTGAACGCGATAAAGCCTACTCGAGAGAGCCCTGGGCTGATCGCGGCCGCGTCGTCGTCCGTGGCGCTGACGACTCAAAGAACGATCTCGTACAGGCCGTCGCGGCCTACGTCGTCGCGATGCGTGAGTAA
- a CDS encoding H/ACA ribonucleoprotein complex subunit GAR1 → MQRVGSVVRIAQGLAILRADESDNTDDISDLQNNIGTIVLDDSLEEVGRVVDVFGPVSQPYLAVTPDNDVHVPALVGSTLYAR, encoded by the coding sequence ATGCAGCGAGTAGGTTCCGTTGTCCGAATCGCACAGGGACTTGCCATCCTTCGCGCTGATGAGAGTGACAACACCGACGACATCTCTGACCTGCAGAACAACATCGGGACAATCGTTCTCGACGACTCACTCGAGGAAGTCGGCCGCGTCGTCGACGTCTTCGGGCCTGTTTCCCAGCCGTATCTGGCGGTGACGCCGGACAACGACGTCCACGTGCCAGCGCTGGTTGGCTCGACGCTGTACGCTCGGTAG
- a CDS encoding presenilin family intramembrane aspartyl protease PSH, giving the protein MNDRMRVLLAVGFVVVLFLGVQLGSLALIEPFDASGHQAVEDPENPTNSIVYFGIILVATALMLAAFKYDLERLIQALIIGVSVMISWFVFTEFVPPVVTAGPMNVLAVLAAFGVGGALLLYPEWYVIDLAGVLMGAGAAALFGISFGLLPALLLLAVLAVYDAISVYGTEHMLDLAEGVMDLKIPVVLVIPTTLSYSYLAAGSGPETLEDESEPDDADTTATADSPTPDTNGGADAEPADTTADDSTADEREFDRDALFIGLGDAVIPTILVVSAAFFLEADPIGGSLLTMNVPALGAMVGTLAGLLVLLWMVLKGRAHAGLPLLNGGAIGGYLIGALASGVSIMTALGL; this is encoded by the coding sequence ATGAACGACCGGATGCGGGTTCTCCTCGCCGTTGGGTTCGTCGTGGTGCTCTTTCTCGGCGTCCAACTCGGCTCACTGGCGCTTATCGAGCCGTTCGATGCATCGGGCCATCAGGCCGTCGAGGATCCTGAGAACCCCACCAACAGTATCGTCTACTTCGGGATTATTCTCGTCGCAACCGCGTTGATGCTCGCCGCGTTCAAGTACGACTTAGAGCGCCTGATTCAGGCGTTGATCATCGGTGTCAGCGTGATGATTTCGTGGTTCGTCTTCACGGAGTTCGTTCCGCCCGTCGTCACGGCCGGTCCGATGAACGTCCTCGCCGTCCTCGCCGCGTTCGGCGTCGGTGGCGCGCTCCTATTGTATCCGGAGTGGTACGTCATCGACCTCGCCGGCGTGTTGATGGGCGCAGGTGCGGCCGCGCTGTTTGGGATCAGTTTCGGGCTGTTACCCGCGCTCCTGTTGCTCGCCGTCCTCGCCGTCTACGACGCCATCAGCGTCTACGGCACCGAGCACATGCTCGACCTCGCCGAAGGCGTGATGGACCTGAAAATCCCCGTCGTCCTCGTGATCCCGACGACGCTCTCGTACTCCTACCTCGCAGCCGGAAGCGGTCCCGAGACCCTCGAGGACGAATCTGAACCCGACGACGCAGACACCACAGCAACGGCTGACTCTCCAACGCCGGACACAAACGGTGGCGCAGATGCTGAACCGGCGGACACAACTGCCGACGACAGCACAGCAGACGAGCGCGAGTTCGACCGCGACGCGCTGTTCATCGGCCTCGGCGACGCCGTCATCCCGACGATTCTCGTCGTGAGCGCGGCCTTCTTCCTCGAGGCCGACCCAATTGGTGGCTCGCTGCTGACGATGAACGTCCCGGCACTCGGTGCGATGGTCGGCACGCTCGCCGGACTGCTCGTCTTGCTGTGGATGGTCCTCAAGGGCCGCGCCCACGCGGGTCTACCCTTGCTCAACGGCGGCGCAATCGGCGGCTACCTCATCGGCGCGCTCGCCAGTGGCGTCTCGATTATGACCGCACTCGGCCTGTAG
- a CDS encoding glycoside hydrolase family 88/105 protein, whose protein sequence is MPRDRSVEELLPTVASYTNDLDFEDFIQGERPMVLRGFLATDDDEHTEIAEQYIDWAVRSQSSDGLMAYGSIDVVPEWDEHRIFRPIPDAGAVAVLALEVYENGGPESYLEACKRQFEYLHEEAPRSEDGGITHHMDDIELWIDAIYMMCPFMARYGQLTDTPEAIDEAVDQILVHAKRLRDPHSDLYRHIWREQPNSFPDGSLWLRGNGWFATGVLDTLDYIPEDHPKRDRVEELLVDHLESMADYQDASGFWHHLIDDDTMYLETSGTLQYAYAFVDAIERGLLEDDYLEVAEDAMNAAKTVVTTDGAVQRNAAMPGGPEAPQAINLYGQGWFLIAGQRLLESDADV, encoded by the coding sequence ATGCCAAGAGATCGATCCGTCGAAGAGTTGCTTCCAACTGTCGCGTCGTACACGAACGACCTCGATTTCGAGGATTTCATCCAGGGCGAGCGCCCGATGGTCCTTCGTGGCTTTCTCGCGACGGACGACGACGAACATACCGAAATCGCCGAACAGTACATCGATTGGGCCGTCCGCTCGCAATCAAGCGACGGCCTGATGGCGTACGGATCGATTGACGTGGTTCCCGAATGGGACGAACACCGCATCTTCCGGCCCATTCCGGACGCTGGCGCAGTCGCCGTCCTCGCGCTCGAGGTCTACGAAAACGGCGGCCCAGAGTCCTATCTCGAGGCCTGTAAACGCCAGTTCGAGTATCTCCACGAGGAGGCTCCGCGCAGCGAAGACGGTGGGATCACCCACCATATGGATGACATCGAACTCTGGATCGACGCGATCTACATGATGTGTCCGTTCATGGCTCGCTACGGCCAGTTGACCGATACGCCCGAGGCAATCGACGAAGCCGTCGATCAGATTTTGGTCCACGCGAAACGACTGCGCGACCCACACAGCGACCTGTATCGTCACATCTGGCGCGAACAGCCAAACAGCTTCCCCGATGGCTCGCTCTGGCTCCGCGGGAACGGCTGGTTCGCGACGGGCGTCCTCGACACGCTCGATTACATCCCCGAGGACCACCCCAAACGCGACCGCGTCGAGGAACTTCTCGTCGACCACCTCGAGAGCATGGCCGACTACCAGGACGCAAGCGGCTTCTGGCACCACCTCATCGACGACGACACGATGTATCTGGAGACCTCGGGCACGCTCCAGTACGCCTACGCGTTCGTCGACGCTATCGAACGCGGGCTGCTTGAGGACGACTATCTCGAAGTCGCCGAAGACGCGATGAACGCGGCCAAGACGGTCGTCACGACGGACGGGGCAGTCCAGCGTAACGCGGCGATGCCCGGCGGTCCCGAGGCACCCCAGGCCATCAATCTCTACGGCCAGGGCTGGTTCCTGATCGCGGGGCAACGGCTCCTCGAGTCCGACGCTGACGTCTAA
- the aroE gene encoding shikimate dehydrogenase → MDVYGIIGHPVEHSLSPPMHEAAFEERGIDAKYVTFEADPDRIEEAFEGAQALGVDGLTVTLPFKHDAFEFADVDDPVQRVGAVNTIDFTDDGPVGYNTDMTGTLQAFEHHGVSLEGAEAVVIGAGGAARALAFGFEEAGATVSIANRTESKAHDLAADVPDASGHGLEELPDLMAAADVVANATSVGLEEDVSAAPADAWHGDLTAFDAVYKPLETRFLSDAAAAGAQTIDGAWMLLFQGVDAFETWTGEDAPVDAMNEALRSHLSE, encoded by the coding sequence ATGGACGTTTACGGAATCATCGGACACCCCGTCGAGCACTCGTTGTCGCCGCCGATGCACGAAGCCGCCTTCGAGGAGCGTGGCATTGACGCCAAGTATGTCACCTTCGAGGCCGACCCCGACCGGATCGAGGAAGCATTCGAGGGGGCACAAGCGCTCGGTGTCGATGGCCTGACTGTCACACTACCGTTCAAACATGACGCCTTCGAATTCGCCGACGTCGACGACCCAGTTCAGCGCGTCGGCGCAGTCAACACAATCGATTTCACGGACGACGGCCCGGTCGGCTACAACACCGACATGACCGGCACGCTGCAGGCCTTTGAACACCACGGCGTCTCACTCGAGGGAGCCGAGGCTGTCGTCATCGGAGCCGGCGGCGCCGCACGCGCGCTCGCGTTCGGCTTCGAAGAGGCGGGCGCAACTGTCTCGATTGCAAACCGAACGGAATCGAAGGCCCACGATCTCGCAGCCGACGTTCCCGACGCGAGCGGCCACGGACTCGAGGAACTCCCCGACCTGATGGCCGCGGCGGACGTCGTCGCGAACGCGACCAGCGTGGGTCTCGAGGAAGACGTTTCCGCCGCCCCCGCTGACGCCTGGCACGGCGATCTGACGGCGTTCGACGCGGTGTACAAACCTCTCGAGACGCGATTCCTCAGCGATGCGGCGGCCGCCGGCGCACAGACAATCGACGGCGCGTGGATGTTGCTCTTTCAGGGCGTCGACGCGTTCGAGACGTGGACGGGCGAAGACGCGCCAGTCGACGCGATGAACGAGGCGCTTCGGAGCCACCTCAGCGAATAA
- a CDS encoding 6-hydroxymethylpterin diphosphokinase MptE-like protein, which translates to MEFDEWEPVYDAILQDFGYDRQGDEHARDVLASLTEPFDSSRLPSMREQTVAIAGAGPSLETETDLERARAADVVVAASTAVDTLTANDIAVDCMVTDLDKNPETVCELTANEIPVAVHAHGDNVPAVRTVVPDCAGEFVLPTTQAAPRAHVQNMGGFTDGDRAAFLADHLGAATLVFVGWDFDDPSVDASKARKLEWAERLLYWLECRRDGRFDILEGRRERLETDVLPIS; encoded by the coding sequence ATGGAGTTCGATGAGTGGGAGCCCGTCTACGATGCGATTTTGCAGGACTTCGGCTACGACCGTCAGGGGGACGAACACGCGCGGGACGTCCTCGCATCGCTGACCGAGCCGTTCGACTCGAGTCGACTGCCATCGATGCGAGAGCAGACTGTCGCCATCGCCGGTGCTGGTCCCTCACTCGAGACCGAAACGGACCTCGAGCGCGCTCGAGCAGCCGATGTCGTCGTCGCGGCGTCGACGGCAGTGGACACGCTCACCGCGAACGATATCGCTGTCGACTGCATGGTGACGGATCTCGACAAAAATCCAGAGACAGTCTGCGAGCTGACGGCCAACGAAATTCCGGTCGCGGTTCACGCCCACGGCGACAACGTCCCTGCGGTCCGAACCGTTGTTCCCGACTGCGCTGGTGAATTCGTCCTCCCAACGACCCAGGCAGCGCCGCGAGCACACGTCCAGAATATGGGTGGCTTCACGGACGGTGATCGAGCGGCATTTCTCGCAGATCACCTGGGCGCGGCAACCCTCGTATTCGTCGGCTGGGATTTCGACGATCCGAGCGTCGATGCCTCGAAAGCACGAAAACTCGAGTGGGCAGAACGCTTGCTGTACTGGCTCGAATGTCGCCGTGACGGCCGATTCGATATCCTCGAGGGGCGACGCGAGCGCCTCGAAACGGACGTGTTACCGATTTCGTAG
- a CDS encoding TIGR04024 family LLM class F420-dependent oxidoreductase produces MTTRSLHLPVAAQPRVDSLVDLAQLGERHGYDTAWLPETWGRDAVTVLTSIARETDTIELGPSVVNVYSRSPALLGQTATTLQEVADGRLRMGIAPSGPAVIEGWHGLEFDRPLRRTREYIEIMRAVMSGETVHYDGDIFSLSGFRLRCDPPAEPVPIDAAGMGPKSVELAGRFADGWHAILFTPEGFRNRLEDFRRGVDLGDRDRDDLRVTLSVTACALEDGDRARELARQHLAFYVGAMGTYYRESLSRQGYEDEALEIATAWANGNHDEAIACIPEALLDDLAAVGTPERARKELAKFESLEGVDDLSIGFPRGASSDDIETTLEGLSPDT; encoded by the coding sequence ATGACTACTCGAAGCCTGCACCTCCCGGTTGCTGCACAGCCACGCGTTGACTCACTCGTCGACCTCGCCCAACTCGGCGAGCGCCACGGCTACGACACCGCCTGGCTCCCCGAAACCTGGGGTCGCGACGCCGTCACAGTGCTCACCAGTATCGCCCGCGAAACCGACACCATCGAACTCGGCCCGAGCGTCGTCAACGTCTACTCGCGCTCGCCAGCCCTGCTCGGCCAGACGGCAACGACGCTCCAGGAAGTCGCCGATGGACGCCTCCGAATGGGTATCGCCCCGAGCGGTCCCGCCGTCATCGAGGGGTGGCACGGCCTCGAGTTCGACCGCCCGCTTCGGCGAACCCGCGAGTACATCGAGATCATGCGCGCGGTGATGAGCGGCGAGACCGTCCACTACGATGGCGATATCTTCTCGCTCTCGGGCTTTCGACTGCGCTGTGACCCGCCTGCCGAACCGGTCCCCATCGACGCCGCCGGCATGGGCCCCAAATCGGTCGAACTCGCCGGCCGCTTCGCCGACGGCTGGCACGCCATCCTGTTTACGCCCGAGGGCTTCCGGAACCGACTCGAGGATTTCCGCCGCGGCGTCGACCTCGGTGATCGCGACCGCGACGACCTCCGGGTGACCCTGTCGGTGACTGCCTGCGCGCTCGAGGACGGCGACCGTGCCCGCGAGTTAGCCCGCCAGCATCTGGCGTTCTACGTCGGCGCGATGGGGACCTACTACCGCGAGTCGCTGTCTCGACAGGGCTACGAGGACGAAGCGCTCGAGATCGCAACGGCCTGGGCCAACGGCAACCACGACGAAGCGATTGCCTGCATTCCAGAGGCACTGCTCGATGACCTCGCGGCCGTCGGTACCCCGGAACGCGCCCGCAAGGAACTCGCGAAATTCGAATCACTCGAAGGCGTCGACGATCTCTCGATTGGCTTCCCACGAGGTGCCTCGAGCGACGACATTGAGACGACACTCGAGGGACTCTCTCCTGACACGTAA
- a CDS encoding tubulin/FtsZ family protein, translating into MKLALIGFGQAGGKIVDEFLAFDEQIDGGFVEAAIAVNSATVDLQGLENVPQENRVLVGQARVKGHGVGADNELGAEVTEEDIDEIQGAVDKIPVHEIDAFLVVAGMGGGTGSGGAPVLAKHLNRIYTEPVYGLGVLPGTDEGGIYTLNAARSFQTFVREVDNLLVFDNDAWRSAGESVEGGYDRINKEIVERFGLLFAAGEVGHDDDVAESVVDSSEIINTLESGISTIGYARETVDSDDGLLSSFRGEETFDEGEATNRMTSLVRKATLGRMTLPCDVSSADRGLVVATGPAEHLNRKGVERGRQWLEDETASMEIRGGDYPMSDRDEVGAIVLLSGVTDIPRVDQLQQVAIEAQETTETVKANAQDEFASLVDTGGELDALF; encoded by the coding sequence ATGAAACTCGCACTCATCGGCTTTGGTCAGGCAGGCGGGAAGATCGTAGATGAATTTCTGGCGTTCGACGAGCAGATCGACGGCGGCTTCGTCGAGGCGGCAATCGCCGTCAACTCGGCAACGGTCGATCTGCAGGGCCTCGAGAACGTCCCACAGGAGAATCGCGTACTGGTCGGACAGGCACGCGTGAAAGGTCACGGCGTCGGCGCTGACAACGAACTCGGCGCTGAAGTCACCGAAGAGGATATTGACGAGATTCAGGGCGCAGTCGATAAGATCCCGGTTCACGAGATCGACGCCTTCCTCGTCGTCGCCGGCATGGGCGGGGGCACCGGCTCCGGCGGCGCACCTGTTCTCGCAAAGCACCTGAACCGGATCTACACGGAACCAGTCTACGGGCTCGGTGTCCTCCCCGGCACTGACGAGGGTGGTATCTACACGCTCAACGCGGCCCGCTCGTTCCAGACGTTCGTCCGCGAAGTCGACAACCTGCTCGTCTTCGACAACGACGCCTGGCGCAGCGCTGGCGAATCCGTCGAAGGCGGCTACGACCGCATCAACAAAGAGATCGTCGAGCGTTTCGGCTTGCTCTTTGCGGCCGGCGAAGTCGGCCACGACGACGATGTCGCCGAAAGCGTCGTCGACTCCTCGGAGATCATCAACACACTCGAGAGCGGTATCTCGACCATCGGCTACGCACGCGAAACAGTCGACTCCGACGACGGCCTCCTCTCGTCGTTCCGCGGCGAGGAAACCTTCGACGAAGGCGAAGCAACCAACCGCATGACCAGTCTCGTTCGCAAAGCAACGCTTGGGCGCATGACCCTCCCCTGTGACGTCTCGAGTGCAGATCGCGGACTGGTCGTCGCAACCGGCCCCGCCGAGCATCTGAACCGCAAAGGCGTCGAACGCGGCCGCCAGTGGCTCGAGGACGAAACGGCCAGTATGGAGATTCGCGGCGGCGACTACCCGATGTCGGACCGCGACGAAGTCGGCGCAATCGTCCTCCTCTCGGGTGTCACCGACATCCCGCGCGTCGACCAGCTCCAGCAGGTCGCAATCGAGGCTCAGGAGACGACCGAGACGGTCAAAGCCAACGCCCAAGACGAGTTCGCGTCGCTGGTCGACACCGGCGGCGAACTCGACGCACTGTTCTAA